The following are encoded in a window of Sminthopsis crassicaudata isolate SCR6 chromosome 5, ASM4859323v1, whole genome shotgun sequence genomic DNA:
- the PDE6H gene encoding retinal cone rhodopsin-sensitive cGMP 3',5'-cyclic phosphodiesterase subunit gamma isoform X1, which produces MLKYLKGNQSTSRNLKMSDNTTLAPPTTEQAPTTPRKGPPKFKQRQTRQFKSKPPKKGVKGFGDDIPGMEGLGTDITVICPWEAFSHLELHELAQFGII; this is translated from the exons AT GCTAAAGTACTTGAAAGGAAACCAATCCACCTCCAGGAACTTGAAAATGAGTGACAATACCACACTGGCCCCTCCAACCACAGAGCAGGCTCCCACCACTCCCCGCAAGGGACCCCCTAAATTCAAGCAGAGACAAACTCGACAATTCAAGAGCAAGCCTCCTAAGAAAGGTGTAAAAGG GTTTGGAGATGACATCCCAGGCAtggagggccttggaacag aTATCACGGTCATTTGCCCCTGGGAAGCCTTCAGCCACCTGGAATTACATGAGCTGGCCCAGTTTGGAATCATCTAA
- the PDE6H gene encoding retinal cone rhodopsin-sensitive cGMP 3',5'-cyclic phosphodiesterase subunit gamma isoform X2 yields MSDNTTLAPPTTEQAPTTPRKGPPKFKQRQTRQFKSKPPKKGVKGFGDDIPGMEGLGTDITVICPWEAFSHLELHELAQFGII; encoded by the exons ATGAGTGACAATACCACACTGGCCCCTCCAACCACAGAGCAGGCTCCCACCACTCCCCGCAAGGGACCCCCTAAATTCAAGCAGAGACAAACTCGACAATTCAAGAGCAAGCCTCCTAAGAAAGGTGTAAAAGG GTTTGGAGATGACATCCCAGGCAtggagggccttggaacag aTATCACGGTCATTTGCCCCTGGGAAGCCTTCAGCCACCTGGAATTACATGAGCTGGCCCAGTTTGGAATCATCTAA